The Polynucleobacter necessarius genome has a window encoding:
- the alr gene encoding alanine racemase has translation MRSSASRLINRPILATIHTEAFHHNLSRIRELAPESKIWSVVKAKAYGHSLEAAFKGLESTDGFALLDIEDAQWLRDHGWEGRILLLEGIFSQQELDLVVQLQCDLVVHSEKQINWLEAFKNHSSHPIRVFLKLNSGMNRLGFKPEQYRTAFHRLHSARYHLHHMTHFASADQVDHAPSVGAQMECFEQAIEGLEASTSLANSAAILWHRNALGDWVRPGIMLYGVSPTGVHADIVRTELQAVMQLRSEIIDIQKLKKGDHVGYGGRYQAPEDMRIGVIACGYADGYPRHAEDGTPVWVDGVDAQGYGVICPIVGRVSMDMLTIDLREAPNAKIGSMVELWGNEVPVDDVAQMSGTIGYELICALAQRVPVVIK, from the coding sequence ATGCGCTCATCAGCTAGTCGGTTGATAAATAGACCAATTTTGGCAACTATACACACTGAGGCCTTTCATCATAATTTAAGTCGTATTCGTGAGCTTGCCCCTGAGTCTAAGATCTGGTCAGTTGTAAAGGCCAAAGCCTATGGCCACAGCTTAGAGGCCGCATTTAAAGGTCTTGAATCTACCGATGGTTTTGCCCTGCTCGATATTGAAGATGCGCAATGGTTGAGAGATCATGGTTGGGAAGGGCGCATCCTATTATTAGAGGGTATTTTTAGTCAGCAGGAACTGGATTTAGTAGTCCAGCTTCAATGTGACTTAGTGGTCCATAGTGAGAAGCAGATCAACTGGCTTGAGGCTTTTAAGAATCATTCGAGTCATCCAATCCGCGTATTTTTAAAGCTCAATTCAGGGATGAACCGCCTTGGTTTTAAGCCGGAACAATATCGCACTGCTTTTCACCGTCTTCATTCGGCCAGATATCACCTGCATCACATGACCCATTTTGCCAGTGCCGACCAGGTAGATCATGCGCCATCGGTTGGTGCGCAAATGGAGTGTTTCGAACAAGCCATTGAGGGTCTGGAAGCGTCCACCTCTTTGGCTAATTCGGCAGCAATTTTATGGCACCGCAATGCGCTGGGCGATTGGGTTCGCCCTGGAATCATGCTGTACGGTGTTTCACCAACCGGGGTTCATGCAGATATTGTCCGAACTGAACTCCAGGCGGTCATGCAGCTGCGCAGTGAAATCATCGACATTCAGAAATTAAAGAAAGGTGATCACGTTGGCTATGGTGGCCGCTATCAAGCTCCAGAAGATATGCGCATTGGTGTGATTGCTTGTGGATATGCCGATGGTTATCCGCGTCACGCAGAGGATGGTACGCCAGTTTGGGTTGATGGTGTTGATGCCCAGGGTTATGGCGTGATTTGTCCTATCGTTGGTCGAGTTTCTATGGATATGTTGACCATTGATTTGCGTGAAGCGCCCAATGCCAAGATTGGTAGCATGGTAGAGCTATGGGGTAATGAAGTTCCGGTAGATGATGTAGCTCAGATGAGCGGAACCATTGGCTATGAACTTATTTGCGCATTGGCGCAGAGAGTGCCGGTAGTCATCAAGTAA
- a CDS encoding RluA family pseudouridine synthase: MALPHTPDSNPIDYIDDEDFIALEVPAEVSGERLDKFLGGALPDYSRNRLKAWVGAGAVTVDGKVTKVRHLLRGSESIKVFPQEMPEQFAFAPEDIPLDVVYEDDSVIVLNKPAGLVVHPAAGNWTGTLLNGLLHCFPGLKNLPRAGIVHRLDKDTSGLMVVARTDIAQTSLVRQLQERTVGRRYLSLVWGDAPSQGKVLATVGRDQRDRLKMAAGSAQGKPAATLFRRLAKGAFIESPVALLECRLETGRTHQIRVHLESLGFPLLGDPVYRKRTPGSAKTLPFSRQALHAYALSLQHPSTQDMMTWFRLPPQDFMGLLPLVRMSGADLPKEDALMASIKNDQRNSAD, from the coding sequence GTGGCATTGCCGCATACTCCCGATTCGAATCCCATTGATTATATCGATGATGAGGATTTCATAGCCCTAGAAGTTCCCGCTGAGGTCAGTGGGGAGCGTTTGGATAAGTTTCTTGGAGGGGCTTTACCTGATTATTCCCGCAATCGCCTCAAAGCGTGGGTTGGGGCTGGGGCGGTTACGGTGGATGGAAAAGTCACCAAAGTGCGCCATTTACTGCGGGGAAGTGAGAGTATTAAGGTGTTTCCACAGGAAATGCCTGAGCAATTTGCCTTTGCCCCAGAAGATATTCCCCTAGATGTTGTCTATGAAGATGACTCCGTCATCGTCCTGAATAAACCTGCCGGACTAGTCGTCCATCCTGCCGCTGGAAACTGGACGGGAACCCTATTAAATGGCCTCTTGCATTGTTTCCCTGGGCTAAAAAACCTTCCAAGGGCAGGAATTGTCCATCGCCTAGATAAAGATACGTCTGGATTGATGGTCGTAGCTCGCACGGATATCGCGCAAACCTCATTAGTAAGACAGCTTCAGGAGCGAACTGTTGGGCGGCGCTACCTTTCTTTAGTTTGGGGTGATGCGCCTTCCCAGGGCAAGGTACTGGCAACCGTAGGTCGTGATCAGCGTGACCGTCTCAAAATGGCTGCTGGCTCCGCCCAAGGTAAGCCGGCTGCAACCTTGTTCCGACGATTGGCTAAAGGGGCATTTATAGAAAGCCCTGTGGCTTTATTGGAGTGTCGTCTTGAAACTGGCCGCACCCATCAAATACGGGTTCACCTTGAATCCTTGGGTTTTCCACTCCTGGGTGATCCGGTTTATCGCAAAAGAACGCCTGGCTCAGCCAAAACCCTTCCTTTCAGTCGTCAGGCTCTACATGCTTATGCTCTTAGTTTGCAGCATCCATCGACCCAGGATATGATGACTTGGTTTAGATTGCCTCCACAAGATTTCATGGGTTTGCTACCTTTGGTTAGAATGAGTGGGGCGGACCTACCTAAAGAAGATGCCTTAATGGCATCCATTAAAAATGATCAGCGCAATTCGGCAGATTGA
- a CDS encoding acyl-CoA carboxylase subunit beta, producing MKEIIQQLEAKRELARLGGGQKRIAVQHSKGKLTARERIELLLDAGTFEEWDMFVEHRCHDYGMADQTVPGDGVVTGYGMINGRLVFVFSQDFTVLGGSLSEAHAEKICKVMGQAIKVGAPVIGLNDSGGARIQEGVASLGGYAEIFQCNVTASGVIPQISLIMGPSAGGAVYSPALTDFIFMVKDSSYMFVTGPEVVKTVTHEDVTAEELGGAVTHSTISGVCDLAFDNDVDAIMMLRRFFNYLPLSNREKPPMINGAMRTEEPDFSLDTLVPSNPNQPYDMKELIEKIVDDGEFFELQPDYAKNILIGFARMEGRSIGIVANQPLVLAGCLDTKASIKAARFVRFCDAFNIPVVTLVDVPGFMPGTSQEYGGIIKHGAKLLYAYADCTVPKVTLITRKAYGGAYDVMASKHLRGDVNFAWPSAEIAVMGPKGAVEIIFREEKSDPVKIAAREAEYKAKFANPFVAGRRGYIDDVILPHETRKRISRSLAMLKDKGLTNPPRKHGNIPL from the coding sequence ATGAAGGAAATCATTCAACAGCTTGAAGCAAAGCGCGAACTTGCCAGATTAGGTGGCGGGCAAAAGCGTATTGCTGTTCAACATTCCAAGGGTAAGTTAACTGCACGCGAGCGTATTGAACTCTTGCTAGATGCTGGCACCTTTGAAGAGTGGGATATGTTTGTTGAGCATCGTTGCCATGACTATGGTATGGCCGATCAAACTGTTCCAGGTGATGGTGTTGTTACTGGTTACGGCATGATCAATGGCCGTTTGGTATTTGTTTTCTCACAAGACTTTACCGTCCTGGGTGGCTCTCTCTCAGAGGCGCATGCAGAGAAGATTTGCAAAGTAATGGGCCAGGCAATCAAAGTTGGTGCGCCCGTAATTGGCTTAAATGACTCCGGTGGTGCGCGTATTCAGGAGGGTGTTGCCTCTTTGGGTGGCTATGCTGAGATTTTCCAGTGTAATGTGACTGCTTCAGGTGTTATTCCGCAGATCTCTTTAATTATGGGGCCATCCGCTGGTGGCGCCGTGTATTCACCGGCTCTCACTGACTTCATCTTTATGGTGAAAGACAGTTCTTACATGTTTGTGACTGGTCCAGAAGTCGTTAAGACAGTGACACACGAGGATGTCACTGCTGAAGAATTGGGTGGTGCAGTCACGCACTCGACTATTTCAGGTGTTTGCGACTTGGCTTTTGATAATGATGTGGATGCCATCATGATGCTGCGTCGCTTCTTTAATTACCTCCCCTTATCGAATCGCGAAAAGCCACCCATGATCAATGGGGCAATGCGTACTGAAGAGCCTGATTTCTCTCTCGATACATTGGTGCCAAGTAATCCGAATCAACCCTACGATATGAAAGAGTTGATCGAGAAGATTGTGGATGATGGTGAGTTTTTTGAACTTCAGCCTGATTATGCAAAGAATATCTTGATCGGTTTTGCCCGTATGGAAGGTCGCTCTATCGGTATAGTGGCTAACCAGCCATTAGTACTGGCAGGCTGCTTAGATACCAAAGCATCCATTAAAGCGGCTCGTTTTGTCCGATTCTGCGATGCCTTTAATATTCCGGTTGTGACCTTGGTGGACGTACCTGGATTTATGCCTGGTACATCACAAGAATACGGCGGCATCATTAAGCATGGCGCGAAGTTGCTTTACGCCTATGCTGACTGCACGGTACCGAAGGTCACTCTGATCACCCGTAAAGCTTATGGTGGCGCTTATGACGTGATGGCCTCAAAACACTTGCGTGGTGACGTGAACTTCGCTTGGCCTTCTGCTGAAATTGCAGTAATGGGTCCAAAGGGTGCCGTGGAAATTATCTTCCGCGAAGAAAAATCGGATCCAGTAAAAATTGCAGCTCGTGAAGCTGAATACAAAGCTAAGTTTGCAAATCCTTTTGTAGCAGGGCGACGCGGCTACATTGATGACGTGATCTTGCCGCATGAGACACGTAAGCGTATCTCACGTTCTTTGGCCATGCTCAAAGACAAAGGGCTGACAAACCCACCGCGTAAACACGGCAATATTCCCCTCTAA
- the lplT gene encoding lysophospholipid transporter LplT: MNRSFYIIMAAQFFSSLADNALLIAAIALLVQLSAPALMTPLLKLFFVLSYVLLAAFVGAFADSRPKGNVMFITNTIKFIGCIVMLFGSHPLLAYAIVGLGAAAYSPAKYGILTELLPPEKLVAANGWIEGLTVGSIILGTVLGGVLISKSVSQSLLGLDMPLLDTSIDTAAESAILIIMMIYMLAALINLRIPDTGARYESQKTNPIELVKNFSVCFKTLWADRLGQISLAVTTLFWGAGATLQFIVIKWAQVALHMTLSQGAILQAISAVGVAGGAVWAAWRIPLRSSLKVLPYGIAMGLVVCIMAIYNSDMLPNTTIWTIGKFEISLNLLPAYFLLILVGWLAGYFVVPMSALLQHRGHVLMSAGHSIAVQNFNENISVLMMLLIYSGLIWLDAPIQGVIIGFGVAVSAIMWLIIKRHKVNQAEYDSMHLIGEHKH; this comes from the coding sequence ATGAACCGTAGTTTTTACATCATTATGGCGGCGCAATTTTTTTCGTCGCTTGCTGATAACGCATTGCTGATTGCAGCAATCGCCCTCTTAGTCCAGCTTAGCGCTCCGGCCTTGATGACCCCTTTGCTCAAATTATTCTTCGTTTTGTCCTATGTATTGCTGGCAGCCTTTGTGGGAGCCTTTGCCGACTCCCGCCCCAAGGGCAATGTCATGTTTATTACCAATACGATTAAATTTATCGGTTGCATTGTGATGCTATTTGGCAGCCACCCTTTATTGGCTTATGCGATTGTTGGCTTGGGTGCTGCAGCCTACTCCCCAGCAAAATACGGCATTCTGACCGAGCTACTACCGCCCGAAAAGCTTGTTGCAGCCAATGGCTGGATTGAGGGGCTTACCGTTGGTTCAATCATTTTGGGGACGGTGCTCGGTGGTGTTCTGATCAGCAAATCGGTTTCACAAAGCCTCTTAGGGCTTGATATGCCGTTACTGGACACCAGCATTGATACCGCTGCGGAGTCCGCCATTCTCATCATCATGATGATTTACATGCTGGCTGCTCTGATTAATTTACGCATTCCAGATACTGGGGCACGTTATGAATCTCAAAAAACTAATCCAATTGAGCTGGTAAAGAACTTTTCTGTCTGCTTTAAAACTCTGTGGGCTGATCGCTTAGGACAGATCTCTCTGGCGGTCACCACACTCTTTTGGGGTGCTGGTGCCACACTGCAATTCATTGTGATTAAGTGGGCGCAAGTTGCCCTACATATGACCTTATCTCAAGGAGCCATCCTGCAGGCTATCTCCGCTGTAGGTGTTGCTGGAGGTGCAGTATGGGCTGCTTGGCGCATACCACTGCGTAGTTCCCTGAAAGTGCTTCCATACGGCATTGCTATGGGTCTAGTGGTTTGCATCATGGCAATCTATAACTCAGACATGCTGCCAAATACAACTATTTGGACCATTGGCAAATTTGAGATCTCTCTCAATTTACTGCCGGCGTACTTCTTATTAATATTGGTGGGCTGGTTAGCTGGCTACTTTGTTGTGCCGATGAGTGCACTACTTCAGCATCGCGGGCATGTCCTGATGTCTGCAGGTCATTCCATTGCCGTTCAAAACTTTAACGAGAACATTTCTGTTCTGATGATGCTCTTAATCTATTCAGGATTAATTTGGTTAGATGCACCGATTCAAGGTGTAATTATTGGCTTTGGTGTCGCAGTCAGTGCGATTATGTGGCTAATTATTAAACGTCATAAAGTCAATCAGGCTGAATACGACTCAATGCATTTAATTGGCGAGCATAAGCACTAA
- a CDS encoding GNAT family N-acetyltransferase, with the protein MVDGINSLQSSAEGVTELSFLPMTVADLDSVLAIESVSHIHPWTKGNFSDSLAAGHWAYCVRPQLSDAIEGSYLDPEILWAYCILFPAVDELHLLNITVSPKLRRLGIGVKMMNVIEGVAAQQNIPRIILEVRPSNESALKLYQRLGYEQIGVRKNYYLVDAASGLREDALVLAKSIKLEV; encoded by the coding sequence ATGGTTGATGGTATCAACTCCTTGCAGTCAAGCGCGGAGGGTGTAACAGAGCTTTCTTTTCTTCCAATGACTGTCGCAGACTTAGATTCAGTCCTTGCTATTGAATCTGTTTCACACATTCATCCTTGGACAAAAGGTAATTTCTCAGATTCTCTTGCTGCAGGGCATTGGGCCTACTGTGTCAGGCCGCAATTGTCAGATGCCATTGAAGGCAGTTATTTAGATCCAGAGATTCTGTGGGCTTACTGCATCCTTTTTCCTGCGGTTGATGAGTTGCATCTGCTCAACATTACGGTTTCACCAAAATTGCGTCGCTTGGGCATTGGTGTAAAAATGATGAATGTAATCGAGGGTGTAGCAGCCCAACAAAATATACCTCGAATTATTTTAGAAGTCCGACCAAGTAACGAATCAGCTCTAAAGCTCTATCAAAGACTGGGGTACGAGCAAATTGGTGTGCGCAAAAATTATTATCTGGTGGATGCCGCCAGTGGATTACGTGAGGATGCTCTGGTTTTGGCTAAATCGATTAAGCTTGAGGTATGA
- the tsaB gene encoding tRNA (adenosine(37)-N6)-threonylcarbamoyltransferase complex dimerization subunit type 1 TsaB, translating to MTRILAIDTSSAWCSVVLSLSDAAPLVRHQKVSAGASQLLLPWVDELLSEASIELTSLDAIAIGVGPGAFTGIRLGVAAVQGLAIAARLPVLPVASLDAIASQLVLTPAFISSGAQSFVIAVDARMEEIYWARYQMTSNDLPQRQSDIHLSAPEGVDLTNIDFIAGSAIAEFGDRIFASISKPLSNSRLDSSIGVDALGVLACAQDMWSKGLQQDIHLLEPLYIRNKVALTSTERSQLHG from the coding sequence TTGACCCGTATATTGGCCATCGACACCTCATCTGCTTGGTGTTCGGTGGTTTTATCTTTAAGTGATGCTGCACCTTTAGTTCGCCACCAAAAGGTGTCGGCCGGCGCTAGCCAGCTCTTATTGCCCTGGGTTGATGAGTTGCTATCTGAAGCTTCAATCGAACTGACTTCTTTAGATGCTATTGCAATTGGCGTTGGCCCGGGTGCCTTCACGGGGATTCGCCTTGGTGTTGCCGCCGTCCAGGGTCTGGCGATTGCAGCAAGACTGCCAGTTCTGCCTGTAGCAAGTCTGGACGCAATTGCAAGTCAACTGGTTCTCACCCCAGCGTTTATTTCTTCGGGAGCCCAGTCATTTGTGATTGCTGTGGATGCCCGTATGGAAGAGATCTACTGGGCTCGCTATCAAATGACATCAAATGATCTACCTCAACGCCAGAGTGATATTCATCTGAGTGCCCCGGAGGGTGTTGATTTGACAAATATCGACTTTATTGCGGGAAGTGCGATTGCAGAGTTTGGTGACCGCATATTTGCTAGCATTTCTAAGCCCCTTTCTAATAGTCGGCTTGATTCAAGCATTGGGGTTGATGCATTGGGTGTTTTAGCTTGTGCTCAGGATATGTGGAGCAAAGGCCTTCAACAAGATATCCATTTGCTTGAACCGCTTTATATTCGTAATAAAGTTGCTTTGACTTCTACTGAGCGGAGTCAACTTCATGGTTGA
- the pgeF gene encoding peptidoglycan editing factor PgeF, with the protein MISAIRQIEPTWLAPKQVHAFCTTREGGVSKAPFNSLNLGLNAGDDLEDVLQNRRALRSRLPAEPAWLKQIHGATVSTPASRNALVNGPFEADASVSNIPNEVLAILTADCMPVLFASKGADVIGAAHAGWRGLSSGILENTIQEMCHLSPNLQPKDIAVWMGPAIGPTVFEVGEDVLEAFSSHSQDVLSEAFKPIAGSPGKYLANLYLLAQDRLRSIGIEQIDGGDFCTFKDSANFFSYRRDRQTGRFASLIWISDNA; encoded by the coding sequence ATGATCAGCGCAATTCGGCAGATTGAGCCAACTTGGCTTGCGCCAAAACAAGTTCACGCTTTTTGCACAACACGGGAGGGTGGGGTTAGTAAAGCCCCATTTAATAGTCTCAATCTCGGACTGAATGCGGGCGACGATTTAGAGGATGTACTGCAAAACCGCAGAGCCTTAAGATCTCGCCTTCCTGCCGAGCCAGCTTGGCTTAAGCAGATTCATGGTGCCACGGTCAGTACTCCAGCTTCAAGAAATGCTTTGGTTAATGGACCATTTGAGGCGGATGCCTCTGTTAGCAATATTCCAAACGAGGTTCTAGCTATTCTGACGGCTGATTGCATGCCGGTATTGTTTGCGAGCAAGGGTGCTGATGTCATCGGGGCAGCACATGCTGGTTGGCGCGGTCTCAGTAGTGGGATCCTAGAAAATACCATTCAAGAGATGTGTCATTTATCCCCGAACCTCCAGCCAAAAGATATTGCAGTGTGGATGGGCCCTGCAATTGGGCCTACTGTATTTGAAGTTGGAGAAGATGTATTAGAGGCATTTTCCAGTCATAGCCAAGATGTCTTGTCAGAGGCATTTAAGCCTATTGCCGGAAGCCCTGGAAAGTATTTAGCCAATTTGTACCTCCTTGCTCAGGATCGCTTGCGTTCAATTGGTATTGAACAGATTGATGGCGGTGACTTTTGTACCTTCAAGGATTCCGCAAACTTCTTTTCCTATCGTCGGGATAGGCAGACGGGACGATTCGCCTCCCTGATTTGGATATCTGACAATGCATAA
- a CDS encoding outer membrane protein assembly factor BamD, whose translation MPRLKSLLVMSDVITDASLRLAATIRASSRKSLISVFVGASAVCLVLGGCAGSDGQKDDTDIWSETKLYSEATDKLKDADYAKCGKYFDKLEARFPFGPYSQQAQINAAYCYWKAQEQAQAQVAIDRFIKLHQGSPNLDYGYYLKGLISFNDDLGWLGKFTGQDLSERDPKAAKEAFESFKVVVERFPDSKYAPDSLDRMRYIVNSLAEADVIVARFYYQRGAYLASANRAQLVIRDYDRAPAVEEALYLLNKSYEKLGMTDLSNDAARVFKLNFPDSQMMITGQRVQKERRWWQIWNK comes from the coding sequence ATGCCACGCTTAAAGAGCCTTTTAGTTATGTCGGACGTTATTACAGACGCCAGTTTAAGGCTTGCTGCCACTATTAGGGCATCTTCCAGAAAATCCCTCATTTCTGTATTTGTTGGGGCAAGTGCAGTCTGCCTGGTTCTTGGTGGATGCGCTGGTAGCGATGGTCAAAAGGATGACACTGATATTTGGTCAGAGACAAAGCTCTATTCCGAAGCAACCGACAAGCTCAAGGATGCTGACTATGCAAAATGCGGCAAGTACTTTGATAAGCTTGAAGCTAGATTTCCTTTTGGACCTTATTCTCAGCAAGCGCAAATCAATGCAGCCTATTGCTACTGGAAAGCCCAAGAACAAGCGCAAGCTCAAGTTGCTATCGATCGTTTTATCAAACTGCATCAAGGTAGCCCTAATTTAGATTACGGCTACTACCTTAAGGGCTTGATTAGTTTTAATGACGATTTAGGTTGGCTGGGTAAATTTACCGGGCAAGACTTGAGTGAGCGCGATCCCAAAGCAGCTAAAGAAGCTTTTGAATCCTTCAAAGTGGTTGTTGAGCGTTTCCCTGATAGCAAATATGCGCCTGACTCTTTAGATCGTATGCGCTACATCGTAAACTCATTAGCTGAAGCAGACGTGATCGTCGCTCGCTTCTACTATCAGCGCGGCGCGTATCTCGCATCAGCCAATAGAGCGCAGCTTGTGATTCGCGATTACGATCGTGCGCCGGCCGTTGAAGAGGCGCTCTACCTACTGAACAAGTCTTACGAAAAATTGGGTATGACAGATTTAAGTAATGATGCGGCGCGCGTCTTTAAGCTCAATTTTCCAGATAGCCAGATGATGATTACCGGCCAACGCGTTCAAAAAGAACGTCGCTGGTGGCAGATCTGGAATAAGTAA
- the accC gene encoding acetyl-CoA carboxylase biotin carboxylase subunit translates to MFKKILIANRDEIACRVMKTAKKMGIKTVAVYSEADKEARHVQMADEAVCIGPAPSRESYLVMDRIIQACKDTGAEAVHPGYGFLSENEQFAKRCEEEGIVFIGPKHQSIAAMGDKIASKKLALEAKVNTIPGYNEAIDTNEEAVKIAQGIGYPVMIKASAGGGGKGLRVAFNDKEAAEGFVACKTEAMNSFGDDRIFIEKFVEGPRHIEIQVLGDSHGNVVYLGERDCSIQRRHQKVIEEAPSPFIDPATRKAMGEQAVALAKAVNYQSAGTVEFVVGKDKSFYFLEMNTRLQVEHPVTEGITGLDLVEQMIRVAAGEKLAFKQEDIKLDGWSMECRINADDPFRNFLPSTGRLVKYRPPEELDGVRVDTGVFEGGEIPMYYDSMIAKLIVHGKDRTEAIEKMRAALNDFVIRGIHSNIPFQAALLQHPRFVSGDFTTGFIAEEYPDGFKKDSVQPADPKRLAALSAFMRYRYLEHIQMIDGQLAGHEMTIAKKFVVVTGSRVGSNEDIKEIPVRVDLKDGVYSVYIEEEDDVSRYNIVSNWRPGELCLRATINGTHKITAQIERKGVKYALVLDGAHYECMVLSPLGAELQRRMLVKVPPDTSKLVMSPMPGLLTNISVKVGEAVTAGQKLAAIEAMKMENTLVAAQDGVVAEICANVGESLAVDQLIIRFE, encoded by the coding sequence ATGTTTAAGAAAATTTTGATTGCTAACCGCGACGAGATTGCTTGCCGTGTAATGAAAACTGCCAAGAAGATGGGCATCAAGACGGTCGCCGTTTATTCTGAGGCCGACAAAGAGGCGCGTCATGTGCAGATGGCCGATGAAGCGGTTTGCATTGGGCCAGCACCTTCACGTGAATCTTATTTAGTAATGGATCGCATTATTCAGGCCTGTAAAGATACCGGTGCAGAAGCGGTTCACCCAGGCTACGGCTTTCTTTCTGAGAATGAGCAATTTGCAAAGCGCTGCGAAGAAGAGGGCATTGTATTTATTGGGCCTAAACATCAATCCATCGCTGCTATGGGCGATAAGATTGCATCCAAGAAGCTTGCTTTAGAAGCCAAGGTTAATACTATTCCTGGCTACAACGAAGCGATTGATACCAATGAAGAGGCGGTCAAGATTGCTCAAGGCATTGGTTACCCAGTCATGATCAAGGCATCTGCAGGTGGCGGCGGTAAAGGCTTGCGTGTTGCATTTAATGACAAAGAGGCAGCCGAAGGTTTTGTTGCTTGTAAAACAGAGGCAATGAATAGCTTCGGCGATGACCGTATCTTCATTGAAAAGTTTGTCGAGGGCCCGCGTCATATTGAGATTCAGGTGCTGGGTGATTCACATGGCAACGTAGTGTATTTGGGTGAGCGTGATTGTTCTATTCAACGACGCCATCAAAAGGTCATTGAGGAAGCGCCATCTCCATTTATCGACCCTGCAACCCGTAAAGCCATGGGTGAGCAAGCTGTTGCATTAGCAAAGGCTGTGAACTATCAATCCGCTGGTACAGTCGAGTTCGTAGTTGGTAAAGATAAGTCTTTCTACTTCCTGGAGATGAATACCCGCTTGCAAGTGGAGCATCCGGTGACTGAAGGTATTACTGGCCTCGATTTGGTTGAACAGATGATTCGTGTTGCTGCTGGCGAGAAGTTGGCATTTAAGCAAGAGGATATTAAGTTGGACGGTTGGTCCATGGAGTGCCGGATTAATGCAGATGACCCATTCCGCAACTTCTTGCCATCGACTGGTCGCCTAGTCAAATACCGCCCACCAGAAGAGTTGGATGGTGTGCGTGTTGATACTGGTGTCTTTGAGGGCGGCGAGATCCCGATGTATTACGACTCCATGATTGCCAAGTTGATTGTGCATGGCAAAGATCGTACTGAGGCGATCGAAAAGATGCGTGCAGCATTAAATGACTTTGTCATTCGCGGCATTCATTCAAATATCCCTTTCCAGGCAGCACTTTTGCAGCATCCACGCTTTGTCTCTGGTGACTTCACTACTGGTTTTATTGCCGAAGAGTATCCCGATGGATTCAAAAAGGATTCCGTACAGCCAGCAGATCCAAAGCGTTTAGCCGCTCTATCAGCATTTATGCGCTACCGCTATCTCGAGCACATCCAAATGATTGACGGCCAGTTGGCCGGCCATGAGATGACTATTGCCAAGAAGTTTGTAGTGGTCACTGGTTCACGGGTTGGGTCGAATGAAGACATCAAAGAGATCCCTGTTCGCGTGGATCTGAAAGATGGCGTTTACTCTGTTTATATTGAAGAAGAGGATGATGTCAGTCGTTACAACATTGTCAGCAACTGGCGTCCAGGTGAGTTGTGCTTACGTGCAACCATCAATGGCACGCACAAGATTACTGCTCAAATAGAACGCAAGGGTGTTAAATACGCTCTTGTCTTGGATGGCGCTCATTATGAGTGTATGGTCCTAAGCCCACTAGGTGCTGAGCTTCAGCGTCGTATGTTGGTCAAGGTTCCGCCAGATACTTCTAAGCTCGTGATGTCTCCAATGCCTGGCTTATTAACCAATATTTCTGTAAAAGTTGGCGAGGCAGTTACTGCAGGTCAAAAATTAGCCGCTATTGAAGCAATGAAAATGGAAAATACATTGGTTGCTGCGCAAGATGGTGTGGTTGCGGAAATCTGTGCCAATGTTGGCGAAAGCTTAGCGGTTGATCAATTGATCATTCGCTTCGAGTAA
- a CDS encoding VOC family protein encodes MTKPFKILGIQQVATGGENKDRLRKLWVDLLGFEYKSTFVSERENVDEDICAIGKGVHEVEVDLMQPFDIEKKPAVHQTPLNHIGLWVDDLPKAVEWLSAQGLRFAPGGIRKGAAGYDITFVHPKGNEEFPFCGEGVLIELVQAPPDIITGLSS; translated from the coding sequence ATGACTAAACCATTCAAGATATTGGGTATTCAGCAAGTTGCAACTGGTGGCGAAAATAAAGATCGTCTCCGCAAGCTTTGGGTTGACTTATTGGGCTTTGAATACAAAAGTACATTTGTCTCTGAGCGTGAGAACGTGGATGAAGATATTTGCGCTATTGGCAAAGGAGTTCATGAGGTTGAAGTGGATCTCATGCAGCCATTTGATATCGAAAAGAAGCCGGCCGTTCATCAGACACCTTTAAATCACATTGGCCTATGGGTAGACGATCTACCAAAGGCGGTGGAGTGGTTATCAGCACAAGGCTTACGCTTTGCTCCAGGAGGCATCCGGAAGGGTGCGGCTGGGTATGACATTACCTTTGTTCATCCCAAAGGCAATGAAGAGTTTCCGTTCTGTGGCGAGGGTGTATTGATTGAGCTTGTCCAGGCCCCACCAGATATCATTACAGGCTTGAGTTCTTAA